A single region of the Candidatus Binatia bacterium genome encodes:
- a CDS encoding response regulator transcription factor, protein KNQLPVIILSARGSTGDRVKGLETGSDDYLTKPFAFSELLARVQALLRRASGVSEPTSLSVGDLSIDLLTRRVSRGETKIDLQPREFSLLEYLMRNAGRVVSKTMIMEHVWDYNFDPQTNVVEACVCRLRDKIDKGYGAAKLIHTIRGVGYVIGQAP, encoded by the coding sequence AAAAAAACCAGCTCCCCGTGATCATTTTGAGCGCCCGGGGCTCCACCGGCGATCGCGTCAAGGGTCTGGAAACGGGCAGCGACGACTACCTCACGAAGCCCTTTGCCTTCTCCGAGCTTTTGGCCCGCGTGCAGGCATTGCTGCGCCGGGCGAGCGGCGTGTCCGAGCCCACGAGTCTTAGTGTTGGGGACCTATCTATCGATCTTCTAACTCGTCGGGTGTCGCGGGGCGAGACTAAGATCGATCTTCAGCCGCGCGAATTTTCGCTGTTGGAGTATCTTATGCGCAACGCGGGCAGGGTTGTCTCCAAAACCATGATCATGGAACACGTTTGGGACTACAACTTCGACCCGCAGACCAACGTGGTGGAAGCCTGCGTGTGCAGGCTCAGGGACAAAATCGACAAAGGTTACGGCGCCGCGAAGCTCATCCATACCATCCGGGGCGTGGGTTATGTTATTGGACAAGCTCCTTAG
- a CDS encoding HAMP domain-containing sensor histidine kinase — MLLDKLLRFRRTLAFRLTVWYAGIFTVSSLLAFFFFYLEIAAIISARTDEDLLDNVKEYSALLAEKGVEEVKRTMVLDAKEDGEKKVFFRLLTPDGKETASSNLFSWGRLEVNRDALQRIAQGAKPVLETLAIEGRRHQARIVYGPIGPGTILQIGMYLEDNDEFLAEFRKIFGVTVAAVMVLAALLGWFMARRALTHVEEVTRTARAISASDLEQRVPVKGQADEIATLATTFNDMLDRIRTLVTEMKEMTENIAHDLRSPITRIRGMAEMALTTGKTIGEYEAAAASTVEDCDRLLEMINTMLYISQTEAAAEKLPLEEVNITGVVRDACELFQPVAEDKGVDLVVEIGADLKVRGVLQGLQRMLANLIDNALNYTPRPGTVTVSVSGDEKRGVIAVKDTGIGISQDELPNIFKRFYRGDRSRSRPGTGLGLSLVQAIVHAHRGQISVISAPNAGTTFTVILPAIHIAS; from the coding sequence ATGTTATTGGACAAGCTCCTTAGGTTCCGCCGCACCCTGGCCTTCCGTCTTACCGTTTGGTACGCGGGGATATTCACCGTTTCTTCGCTCTTAGCCTTCTTTTTCTTCTACCTCGAGATCGCGGCCATTATCAGCGCGCGCACGGACGAGGACCTGCTCGACAACGTCAAAGAATATTCCGCTCTGCTCGCCGAAAAAGGCGTTGAAGAGGTCAAGCGGACGATGGTTCTCGACGCCAAGGAGGACGGCGAAAAGAAAGTCTTCTTCCGTCTGCTGACGCCCGACGGCAAGGAAACGGCTTCGTCCAATCTATTTTCCTGGGGCCGATTGGAAGTGAACCGGGATGCTTTGCAGCGGATCGCCCAAGGCGCGAAGCCGGTGCTCGAAACCCTGGCTATCGAAGGGCGGCGTCATCAGGCCCGGATCGTGTACGGGCCGATCGGACCGGGCACGATCCTGCAAATAGGAATGTATCTGGAGGACAACGACGAATTTCTGGCGGAATTTCGAAAAATCTTCGGCGTCACCGTGGCCGCAGTCATGGTCTTGGCCGCCCTGCTCGGATGGTTCATGGCCAGGCGCGCGCTGACGCACGTCGAAGAAGTCACGCGCACGGCGCGAGCGATTTCGGCAAGCGACCTCGAGCAACGGGTGCCGGTCAAAGGCCAGGCGGACGAAATCGCGACGCTGGCGACGACCTTCAACGATATGCTCGACCGCATTCGGACGCTGGTGACCGAGATGAAAGAGATGACCGAGAATATCGCCCACGATCTCCGGAGTCCGATCACCAGGATCCGCGGCATGGCCGAGATGGCATTGACCACGGGCAAGACGATCGGCGAGTACGAAGCCGCCGCCGCCAGCACGGTCGAGGACTGCGACCGGCTCCTCGAGATGATCAACACGATGCTCTACATTTCTCAGACCGAAGCGGCGGCGGAAAAATTGCCGCTGGAAGAAGTTAACATCACCGGCGTGGTGCGCGATGCCTGCGAGCTGTTTCAACCCGTGGCCGAGGACAAGGGAGTGGATTTGGTCGTCGAGATCGGCGCTGATCTCAAAGTTCGCGGCGTATTGCAGGGCTTGCAGCGCATGCTGGCCAATCTGATCGACAACGCGTTGAACTATACGCCGCGCCCGGGGACGGTGACCGTGTCGGTCAGCGGCGATGAGAAGCGCGGCGTCATCGCGGTGAAAGACACGGGGATCGGCATATCGCAGGACGAGCTGCCAAATATTTTTAAGCGCTTCTACCGGGGCGATCGCAGCCGATCGCGGCCGGGCACCGGCCTGGGATTGAGTCTCGTGCAGGCGATCGTTCACGCCCATCGCGGCCAGATCTCCGTCATCAGCGCGCCGAACGCGGGAACTACCTTTACCGTTATTTTGCCGGCCATACACATCGCTTCGTAG